TTTCACCGACTGTACCCAAATACTTTGGAATCTGATGGTATAAAAACTTTAACTTTAAATCTTCTTCATTAGGGATGAAATCTGGAACAGGAACTTGGTTCCGGTCCCATTCCTCCAAAATAATTTGTTTTGGTAAAAAATCAAACTTACCAGCAAATCCAAGAGTTTTGGATTTAATCTCAAATTCTTTTGCAATCCTCTTTAACTCTTCCCAACTATCATGAAAAAAAAGAAGAGAATCTACAGAAACCAAAGGAAGGGTACTCGCAACTTGAGATTCTATAGATTCAAATTTCAAATCCCAATTCGTTTTGGAAAGATTATCAGAAATAAAAGTTTTTAATTTTTCATGGTCACTTACCCTAAGCAGTTTCCATTGAATGGGAATCCCTATTTGAGGATTTTCACTTTGGGTATTTTTAACATCCAGAGGAACTACTAAAACAGAAAGGTTAGAATCATATCTTTTGATTTTGCTTTCCAAATCTAAAACAAAGGCAAGTTCATCCTCCAAACGAATGGGTTGCATCGGAATCATTTCCAACCGGACACCAACAGGTTTCTGTTTGGGGAAAATTTCAAATTTTGGACCAATTGAAAAGATAATGAAACTCAAAAATAAAACCAAAAGAATCACAACCGCTTTGTAATTCCAAAATTTAAAAAACACATAAGTTCTTTCGTAAAATTCCAAAATTAGATTTTCTGAGTTTGTATTATAGCCACTTGGTTTCAAAAAATCAGAAAAAGAAATAGAAATTAATGGAACAATGAAAACAGAAGAAACCAAAGAACAGAAAACCAATAGAGCAATGCACACCCCTGAATCAAAAAAGAAGTCTTTCCACTCCATCGGATATACTAATAGCGGAACAAAAACAACAATGGTAGTTAAGGAAGAAGAAAAAAGAGATACAAGGACAGACCGCAACCCTTCGATAACTGCTTCAACTGCAGAAACATCATTCAACAATTGTTTACGAATAGAAAAAACTGAAAGGTTACTTGCATCAAATAACATTCCTATTCCAACAGAAATTCCACCTAAACTTAGTAAGTTGATAGAAATAGAGAATAATAATAGTAGGTGAAAAAAAAGAATCAGAGAAAACAAAACAGAAACAAACAAAATTAAGGCTGGTGTCCAACTTCGATAAAGAAAATAAGAAAACAAAAAGGCAAAAAACAATCCCCAAATTACATTAAATCCAAATTGAACTAATTGATTTTCTAGTTCATCGGATCCATTATAAAAAATATTGGAAGGCAATTCATTTTCAAATTGTTTTAACTTTTCTTTAATTTCTGAAGATAACTTCAATGGGTTTGCGGAAGGGTCAGTAAAAACTGCTATATAAACAGTACTCATTCCATTAATTCGCGTTATTCTTTCACTTGGCAATTGGGATTGATAGATTTTAGCTAATCTTCCTAAACTAACCGAGTTTCCATTTCCTAAATGGATAGGAAATTGGTTAAGATTAAGACTGGAGCGGATTTCTGGCGCAAATTTTAATTCGGTATTTTTAGTGTAACCTTCCAAGGAACCAAGCGAACCACCGCGCATGGCTACTTGTATCTGGTGTTCTAAATCTCGAATGTTGATAGGAAACAAATCTAAAACTTGGGAATCAAGAGAAATGAAGGTGGAATTTTTAGGTTCAGCCACTCTCTTCACTTCTGTAACACCAGAAATACGTTCTAATTGGAAAAACAATTGTTGTAGATAAAAATTGAAATTTTCAGCATTTCCGAATTTCGTTTTTGGAATGAGAATTTCCAGAAAAGGTGTTTCACTAACCTCTCCTTGCAACAAGCACGAATTCCCGACACCTAACGGCAATTTATCTTTCATTTCCAAAATTGTTTGATACAGCTCATCTTTAAATTCAGAAACAGAGGCACCAAATTGCAAATTGATTTGGACAATTGACTTTCCATGTTCCGACATTGTCCGTATACGTTCGACAGATTTTACCGAAGATACCATTTCTGAAATTGGCAAACTTACGAGTAAATCCGTATCTTCCGCAGAATGATTAGGATATTCTGTGAGTATAAAATAACTTGCAGGGGTTAATTTCGGTAACAACCAAATTTCTAACTCAGAAATTCGAAACAAAACTGCAATAAATAATAAAATACAAATTACCCAATACAATTGTTTGTGTTGGAATAAAGAGTGAATATAGCTCCTTATGCTCATAATGACAAACTAGATTCTACTATTTCATCAGCTGATAATCCGGACAATATTTCTAATTCGTTTAACAAATATGGTTTGAATTGAATGAATCTTTTTTCAATACCACCAACACTTTTTACATTCA
The window above is part of the Leptospira terpstrae serovar Hualin str. LT 11-33 = ATCC 700639 genome. Proteins encoded here:
- a CDS encoding efflux RND transporter permease subunit; the protein is MSIRSYIHSLFQHKQLYWVICILLFIAVLFRISELEIWLLPKLTPASYFILTEYPNHSAEDTDLLVSLPISEMVSSVKSVERIRTMSEHGKSIVQINLQFGASVSEFKDELYQTILEMKDKLPLGVGNSCLLQGEVSETPFLEILIPKTKFGNAENFNFYLQQLFFQLERISGVTEVKRVAEPKNSTFISLDSQVLDLFPINIRDLEHQIQVAMRGGSLGSLEGYTKNTELKFAPEIRSSLNLNQFPIHLGNGNSVSLGRLAKIYQSQLPSERITRINGMSTVYIAVFTDPSANPLKLSSEIKEKLKQFENELPSNIFYNGSDELENQLVQFGFNVIWGLFFAFLFSYFLYRSWTPALILFVSVLFSLILFFHLLLLFSISINLLSLGGISVGIGMLFDASNLSVFSIRKQLLNDVSAVEAVIEGLRSVLVSLFSSSLTTIVVFVPLLVYPMEWKDFFFDSGVCIALLVFCSLVSSVFIVPLISISFSDFLKPSGYNTNSENLILEFYERTYVFFKFWNYKAVVILLVLFLSFIIFSIGPKFEIFPKQKPVGVRLEMIPMQPIRLEDELAFVLDLESKIKRYDSNLSVLVVPLDVKNTQSENPQIGIPIQWKLLRVSDHEKLKTFISDNLSKTNWDLKFESIESQVASTLPLVSVDSLLFFHDSWEELKRIAKEFEIKSKTLGFAGKFDFLPKQIILEEWDRNQVPVPDFIPNEEDLKLKFLYHQIPKYLGTVGETSKNNLYLGLDSFGSDSWNWKDLSSLSFKTKTNESTYISSLYQSRKKESYNQFRRDSGLFYMEWIGEYADSDPRLVLPSGPFSILKVSAKDQIQKFYLILVVLLLISFVFIYLALVGIYESFEIPFFYLSISFLYLAFTTTFVFILFQEFHLGHYLGLIVLLGLSIDSISLFGERWREIPAETIGFKRRELVFRWLVWPILLNSGTTMMGLIPVIVFGNQNSEFSKAIALTMFIGILISIVFVFYIYPTLFYRFSGKSQ